The following coding sequences are from one Saccharomyces cerevisiae S288C chromosome X, complete sequence window:
- the TIM54 gene encoding Tim22-complex subunit TIM54 (Component of the mitochondrial TIM22 complex; involved in insertion of polytopic proteins into the inner membrane), protein MSSESGKPIAKPIRKPGYTNPALKALGIPALRLPSRNWMIFWSVLTVSIGGIAYDKYKQRQILSHATDLVKPLAEESMEVDKVPRKITVFIAPPPNDYLESSLKVWRRYVKPVLYYAGLDYELVQEDRQGIIRTNVANRIRELRKEILASTDGQPVKEPNQTVAKPSGSSTSKISSLLPFNKIIQDPAEEDDSFDPEIGKKFKENFDWRNVIGIFYTMPKPKHIISEDALTKDPILSGGVICLGRGAYKEYIAGIHEGLLGPIEKTEKTGSTEPKMTGVVEANQIESKVSESGATELVDAEKETALEEAKVQDDLKVDEENSSEDSQKFLKPFISSDQYPDLQIASELQTPNGEFIRNPNTNIPLLINQPLLVIPIPNLIGFTTIPRRIHRFYQKRFYVEDVCSSVVNCVRQTRIRPFDIAKDIDLAKDEEKDWPQNWVKQGKEKNSEWTQELVCDPRITKHMFVYEKPPKEEPESDI, encoded by the coding sequence ATGTCTTCTGAATCAGGAAAGCCTATTGCTAAGCCTATTAGGAAGCCTGGCTATACCAATCCGGCTTTAAAAGCCCTTGGTATACCCGCCTTGAGGCTGCCTTCTCGAAACTGGATGATCTTTTGGTCTGTGTTAACAGTATCCATCGGTGGCATAGCCTATGACAAATACAAGCAACGTCAGATTCTGAGCCATGCAACAGACTTGGTGAAGCCTTTGGCAGAGGAGTCCATGGAGGTAGACAAAGTGCCACGAAAGATCACTGTTTTTATTGCACCTCCTCCAAATGATTATCTGGAGAGTTCGTTGAAAGTTTGGAGACGATATGTTAAGCCTGTACTGTATTATGCAGGGTTGGACTATGAATTAGTTCAAGAGGATAGGCAAGGGATTATTAGAACTAATGTAGCCAACAGAATCAGAGAATTGAGAAAGGAAATATTGGCATCGACGGATGGGCAGCCAGTTAAAGAGCCTAACCAAACGGTAGCAAAACCAAGTGGTTCTTCAACCAgtaaaatttcatcacTACTACCGTTCaataaaatcattcaagatcctgctgaagaagatgactCGTTTGATCCAGAAATCGGTAAAAAGTTCAAGGAGAACTTCGACTGGAGAAACGTTATAGGTATCTTCTATACAATGCCAAAACCGAAGCATATAATAAGTGAAGACGCCCTGACAAAGGACCCTATATTATCTGGTGGTGTTATTTGTTTAGGTAGAGGCGCCTATAAGGAGTACATTGCCGGTATTCACGAAGGCTTGCTTGGACCCATCGAGAAGACCGAAAAAACAGGATCCACTGAGCCTAAGATGACTGGGGTTGTAGAAGCAAATCAAATAGAATCAAAGGTAAGTGAATCCGGTGCTACGGAACTGGTGGATGCCGAGAAAGAGACTGCTTTGGAAGAGGCCAAAGTACAAGATGATCTAAAggttgatgaagaaaacagcTCAGAGGATTCgcaaaaatttttgaagccatttatttcttcagaCCAATACCCTGACCTGCAAATCGCTTCGGAATTACAAACTCCAAATGGCGAATTCATAAGAAACCCCAATACAAATATCCCGCTTCTGATTAATCAGCCGTTATTGGTCATTCCAATACCTAACTTGATAGGTTTTACTACCATTCCAAGGAGAATACATCGTTTTTACCAGAAGCGTTTCTACGTAGAGGACGTGTGTTCAAGTGTAGTTAACTGTGTTCGACAAACCCGTATAAGACCGTTTGATATTGCAAAGGATATTGATTTGGCGAAGgacgaagaaaaagattGGCCACAGAACTGGGTCAAACAGggtaaagaaaagaacagCGAATGGACCCAAGAATTAGTATGTGATCCTAGAATCACGAAGCATATGTTTGTTTACGAAAAACCACCCAAGGAAGAGCCAGAATCAGATATTTAA
- the PEP8 gene encoding retromer subunit PEP8 (Vacuolar protein component of the retromer; forms part of the multimeric membrane-associated retromer complex involved in vacuolar protein sorting along with Vps35p, Vps29p, Vps17p, and Vps5p; essential for endosome-to-Golgi retrograde protein transport; interacts with Ypt7p; protein abundance increases in response to DNA replication stress): protein MSIFFKPPIDIEILFDNEESRKHVDIATRSSNSSYKSMKESLPVYEDGESLGGIVTLRVRDSKKVDHLGIKVSVIGSIDMLKSHGSGNSSSKKVTSSTSSSSSNGSVDVRKNSVDQFLCQSYDLCPAGELQHSQSFPFLFRDLSKRYESYKGKNVDVAYYVKVTVMRKSTDISKIKRFWVYLYNSVTTAPNTLSANETKATTNDIAGGNYAADNASDNTQTKSTQGEAADVNQVLPISHSNNEPKPVRLDIGIENCLHIEFEYAKSQYSLKEVIVGRIYFLLTRLRIKHMELSLITRESSGLQTSNVMTDSTAIRYEIMDGSSVKGETIPIRLFLSGYDLTPNMSCNYFNVKNYLSLVIIDEDGRRYFKQSEITLYRTR, encoded by the coding sequence AtgagtatttttttcaagccGCCGATTGATATTGAGATCCTTTTCGATAATGAGGAATCTCGCAAACACGTAGACATTGCAACAAGATCAAGTAATTCCAGTTACAAATCAATGAAGGAAAGCTTGCCCGTCTATGAAGATGGCGAATCCCTTGGTGGAATTGTTACTTTGAGAGTTCGGGATAGTAAAAAGGTAGACCACTTGGGCATAAAAGTGTCCGTTATTGGATCCATTGATATGTTAAAATCTCATGGGAGCGGTAATTCATCTTCTAAAAAAGTTACCTCTAGCACatcatcttcctcttctaaTGGTTCAGTAGATGTGCGGAAGAATTCAGTTGATCAATTTTTATGCCAAAGCTATGACCTCTGTCCTGCTGGTGAATTACAACATTCTCAAAGTTTCCCATTCCTATTCAGAGATTTGAGTAAAAGATACGAATCTTATAAAGGCAAAAATGTGGATGTAGCTTACTATGTTAAGGTAACAGTTATGAGGAAGTCCACAGACATCtcgaaaataaaaagattTTGGGTCTATCTTTATAATAGTGTAACTACTGCGCCAAATACCCTTTCCGCAAATGAGACAAAGGCAACCACTAATGACATCGCTGGTGGTAACTATGCTGCAGATAATGCGAGTGACAACACGCAAACAAAGAGCACCCAGGGTGAGGCGGCAGACGTTAATCAAGTTTTGCCGATATCACATTCAAATAATGAGCCCAAGCCTGTTAGATTGGATATAGGTATAGAAAATTGCCTTCACATTGAGTTTGAATATGCCAAATCCCAGTACAGCTTAAAAGAAGTCATTGTGGGGCGTATATATTTCCTTTTAACGAGACTAAGGATAAAACATATGGAATTAAGCTTGATCACAAGAGAATCTTCCGGCCTACAAACTTCTAATGTAATGACAGATTCCACTGCTATCCGATACGAAATAATGGATGGGTCTTCAGTGAAAGGTGAAACCATACCCATAAGATTATTCTTGAGCGGCTATGACCTGACGCCCAATATGAGCTGCAACTACTTTAACGTCAAGAATTATTTGAGCTTGGTTATTATCGATGAAGATGGCagaagatattttaaaCAATCAGAAATAACATTGTACAGGACCCGGTAG
- the IKS1 gene encoding protein kinase IKS1 (Protein kinase of unknown cellular role; putative serine/threonine kinase; expression is induced during mild heat stress; deletion mutants are hypersensitive to copper sulphate and resistant to sorbate; interacts with an N-terminal fragment of Sst2p), which translates to MSLVPYEEGSLILDDPNSKSVVVVNPTSGTLSFFQQDNSNNDSELNEDQTASLSALDFPSGIHQYKSPIASYVCPQCGTEINPDIINRRQLHRRASAGVESESSRLSIPENTVPLGFEFANSSFSRRYFQSLERNHRHYALQNDSNNKQGQFSKNKYFIPDDLFIPGYFRKFFKILSLLGNGARGSVYKVVHTIGNTELGVFALKKIPIGNDMEWFNKCIREVKALSSLTHKSANLITYNHVWLEMDSSVGFVRSIDGSQSDSQEEVPCIFILQQYCSGGNLEDCILRKVFNRFSDTESPEERKKKFRTRKKNHGKSGEVGLSTEQLVSIIRDIARGLHELHSIGLIHRDLKPSNCLLLTPFKSDNENDNVYDREHNSDEFFPSIVIGDLGESQLEGESRLGTGCTGTLEFTAPDLIIQGRPVSSSTLPSRSSHTYNEYTFASDMYSLGMICYFIVFGELPFEPQLDIVDLKVRIKNFRFDTEGMIEKHQAMKLKPIDRRIFHLMDALLQPNNDARPTAKTVEETLDEMLINSKPGKKFWKENVDSTLNFSTISEVNENTNSFTDDYIDGDNVTLSLPAPEENLSTVSTQNLQKYSALNRTIQVCYKLVSMILTIIIFKCTKTGSWLSYMSLILLGMVFKSPADERGKHARALVLLAFIAACKKYIY; encoded by the coding sequence ATGAGTTTAGTACCATATGAAGAAGGTTCGCTGATTTTAGATGATCCTAATTCTAAATCAGTGGTGGTTGTTAATCCAACCTCAGGaactttatcatttttcCAACAGGACAACAGTAATAATGACTCTGAACTAAATGAAGACCAGACTGCATCTTTATCAGCACTGGACTTTCCTTCAGGGATTCATCAATACAAAAGCCCTATTGCTTCCTATGTGTGCCCGCAATGTGGTACGGAAATTAACCCTGATATTATAAACAGAAGACAACTTCATCGTCGAGCCTCTGCTGGAGTAGAATCAGAAAGCAGTAGGCTCAGTATTCCAGAGAACACTGTGCCACTTGGATTTGAATTTGCCAATTCAAGCTTTTCAAGAAGATATTTTCAGTCATTGGAAAGAAATCATCGGCACTACGCCCTACAAAACGATAGTAACAATAAGCAGGGACAGTTCagcaaaaacaaatacTTTATTCCAGATGATTTGTTTATCCCCGGATACTTTcgtaaatttttcaaaatattgtCTTTGCTGGGAAATGGTGCAAGAGGTTCTGTTTACAAAGTTGTACACACAATTGGTAATACTGAATTAGGTGTTTTTgcactaaaaaaaatacctaTTGGAAATGATATGGAATGGTTTAATAAGTGCATACGGGAAGTGAAAGCGTTGAGTTCGCTAACTCACAAAAGTGCCAATTTGATTACGTATAATCATGTGTGGCTCGAAATGGATTCTTCGGTTGGATTTGTCAGATCCATTGATGGGAGCCAATCGGATTCACAAGAAGAAGTTCCTtgtattttcattttacaACAGTATTGCAGTGGCGGCAATTTAGAAGACTGTATTCTAAGAAAAGTGTTCAATAGGTTCTCAGATACCGAATCACCTGAagagaggaaaaaaaaatttagaaCTCGCAAGAAAAATCACGGTAAATCAGGAGAAGTTGGCCTATCTACGGAACAGCTCGTATCCATTATAAGGGATATTGCAAGAGGTTTACACGAACTGCACAGTATTGGCCTAATACATAGGGACTTGAAACCATCCAACTGTTTATTATTGACTCCATTTAAAAGTGACAATGAGAATGACAACGTATACGACAGGGAACACAATTCAGATGAGTTTTTCCCATCAATTGTTATTGGCGATTTGGGGGAAAGTCAGTTGGAAGGAGAGTCCAGATTGGGTACTGGTTGCACAGGAACATTAGAGTTTACAGCACCAGACCTTATTATCCAGGGGAGAccagtttcttcttctacgTTGCCTTCAAGATCGAGTCACACATACAATGAATACACCTTTGCTTCCGATATGTATTCTCTAGGAATGATTTGCTATTTTATTGTCTTCGGTGAATTGCCCTTTGAACCACAGTTGGATATAGTTGATTTGAAGGTACGcatcaaaaattttaggTTCGACACTGAAGGTATGATTGAAAAGCATCAAGcgatgaaattgaaaccAATAGACCGTAGAATATTTCACCTAATGGACGCTCTTTTACAACCAAATAATGATGCTAGACCCACAGCGAAGACAGTGGAGGAGACGTTAGATGAAATGCTAATAAATTCCAAACCCGGCAAAAAATtctggaaagaaaatgtgGATAGCACTTTGAACTTCAGTACAATCTCGGAAGTGAATGAGAATACCAACAGTTTTACTGATGATTATATTGACGGAGACAACGTTACTTTATCATTACCAGCACCAGAGGAAAATTTGAGCACCGTATCAACCCAAAACCTCCAAAAGTATTCTGCTTTAAATAGAACAATCCAGGTTTGTTACAAACTAGTTTCTATGATATTAACGATAATCATATTTAAGTGTACCAAAACGGGGTCGTGGCTCTCTTATATGTCACTGATATTGTTGGGAATGGTTTTTAAATCACCAGCTGATGAAAGAGGTAAGCATGCAAGAGCGTTGGTTTTACTGGCCTTCATCGCCGCATGcaaaaaatacatataCTAA
- the LOG1 gene encoding Log1p (hypothetical protein; functions together with HAM1 to mediate resistance to 5-FU; specifically reduces the incorporation of 5-FU into RNA, without affecting uptake or incorporation of uracil into RNA; proposed to be involved in the metabolism of purine and pyrimidine base analogues; deletion mutants are sensitive to HAP and AHA) codes for MTMEKNGGNSSRGGQVGGKSVCVYCGSSFGAKALYSESAEELGALFHKLGWKLVYGGGTTGLMGKIARSTMGPDLSGQVHGIIPNALVSKERTDEDKEDVNKALLESVENHKGATPISEEYGETTIVPDMHTRKRMMANLSDAFVAMPGGYGTFEEIMECITWSQLGIHNKPIILFNIDGFYDKLLEFLKHSIQERFISVKNGEIIQVASTPQEVVDKIEKYVVPEGRFNLNWSDEGHAHEDCAK; via the coding sequence ATGacaatggaaaaaaatggagGTAATAGCAGCCGTGGTGGCCAAGTAGGCGGCAAGTCTGTGTGTGTTTACTGCGGGTCTTCATTTGGCGCTAAGGCGCTATACTCAGAAAGTGCAGAAGAATTAGGAGCCCTTTTCCATAAGCTGGGATGGAAATTGGTATACGGTGGAGGCACTACTGGTTTGATGGGCAAGATAGCAAGGTCTACGATGGGACCTGATTTAAGCGGACAGGTTCACGGTATCATTCCAAATGCACTTGTGTCTAAGGAAAGGACAGACGAGGATAAAGAAGATGTTAATAAAGCATTGTTGGAGTCTGTAGAAAATCATAAGGGCGCCACTCCTATTTCTGAAGAGTATGGGGAAACAACGATTGTACCAGATATGCATAcgagaaaaagaatgatgGCAAATTTGAGTGACGCGTTTGTTGCTATGCCTGGTGGATACGGgacttttgaagaaatcatgGAATGTATCACGTGGTCGCAACTGGGGATTCATAATAAACCAATTATCTTGTTCAATATCGATGGGTTCTATGACAAATTATTGGAGTTCCTCAAACACTCTATTCAAGAACGGTTCATCAGTGTGAAGAATGGTGAAATCATTCAAGTTGCCTCCACTCCGCAGGAAGTTGTTGATAAAATAGAGAAGTACGTCGTTCCAGAGGGCCGTTTCAATTTGAATTGGAGCGACGAAGGTCACGCTCACGAGGATTGTGCTAAATAA
- the ZAP1 gene encoding Zap1p (Zinc-regulated transcription factor; binds to zinc-responsive promoters to induce transcription of certain genes in presence of zinc, represses other genes in low zinc; regulates its own transcription; contains seven zinc-finger domains) produces MDALTPRDSPKRDDSMATSAATAASAKPDALTIGKEGIVHGHIHNYNNLTYIHGHLHHSAPVNDSSASATPAAAAVADAATSAFASGASHDMGGDCHVNEKCKEYTDCQHFEFLNYHNNPSLTKYNDTATYNSNNHSFANNFHSVASDPTSPQQNSKSDLPRRKDSWFNDDLILLPSSKKNKPNPPPGSDDCYCTPKILEICCDETHPKSEANIKQGESDQPTKKDISENGNDVAIFTDVKNDHLMPNFNLHDQYCNSTNHDSHNHNNTVPDSFSQLMSHLSEIDCDLTCDTPCTASTSATSGHKFVQDHQSSNNDDVFHKYCKFCEESTDNQPCSKHMHLESKPPQLPPKCSSLRKPTNTLQGTNHAYHEHILNTDMDLKILEDLCNISSLYEVPFGKHINHHDHNNAGNGCDGSSTGNNENGNQTMNLLLSSINRCNPKNNLNGSNNNTAGATSTDHQHHHHRIQFHSHKPNRNNIVNNSGISAANTTADLTNNDLNDLISREYSYERFRNQSEPPSLPKVTHQNQKNRRSWPTKDLESTDFSSLEDSLPSSISPPIQTTSTINFNWCFKEEKNNDLKCKWKECPESCSSLFDLQRHLLKDHVSQDFKHPMEPLACNWEDCDFLGDDTCSIVNHINCQHGINFDIQFANPDSFLPGSISKEKHHLLHCPNPQTHEVSKADGAPDMTSANDVSNIPPIKQPEQVICQWDGCNKSFSSAQELNDHLEAVHLTRGKSEYQCLWHDCHRTFPQRQKLIRHLKVHSKYKPYKCKTCKRCFSSEETLVQHTRTHSGEKPYKCHICNKKFAISSSLKIHIRTHTGEKPLQCKICGKRFNESSNLSKHIKTHQKKYKCSDCSKSFDDLGKLNSQKVKCALERKPYL; encoded by the coding sequence ATGGATGCGTTGACTCCCAGGGACTCCCCCAAGCGCGATGACTCGATGGCCACGAGTGCGGCCACTGCTGCTTCTGCCAAGCCTGATGCTCTGACGATAGGTAAAGAAGGCATTGTCCACGGGCACATCCATAACTACAACAACCTGACCTATATCCATGGTCACCTTCACCACAGCGCGCCTGTGAACGACAGTAGTGCTTCGGCAACACCTGCAGCCGCAGCTGTTGCTGATGCCGCTACTTCCGCATTTGCATCTGGAGCTAGCCATGATATGGGTGGTGATTGCCACGTCAATGAGAAATGCAAGGAGTACACCGACTGCCAACATTTCGAGTTCTTGAATTATCACAATAATCCGTCATTAACAAAATATAATGATACTGCAACGTATAATTCTAATAATCATTCTTTTGCAAACAATTTCCATTCGGTAGCTTCTGATCCGACAAGTCCCCAACAGAATTCTAAAAGCGACCTACCACGTAGAAAAGATTCTTGGTTTAACGACGATCTGATACTGCTGCCCtcttccaagaaaaataaaccGAACCCACCACCTGGATCCGATGATTGTTATTGTACGCCCAAGATTTTGGAAATATGTTGTGACGAAACTCATCCCAAAAGTGAGGCTAATATAAAACAAGGTGAATCTGATCAACCGACAAAGAAAGACATATCTGAGAACGGCAATGATGTTGCAATATTCACAGATGTAAAGAACGATCACTTGATGCCAAATTTTAACCTTCATGATCAGTACTGTAATAGTACCAATCACGACTCTCACAATCACAATAATACTGTACCAGATAGCTTTTCTCAGCTGATGTCTCACTTATCGGAGATTGATTGCGATTTGACCTGTGACACCCCATGCACGGCTAGCACGAGCGCGACTAGTGGTCACAAGTTTGTTCAAGATCATCAATCATCAAATAATGATGACGTTTTCCATAAATACTGCAAATTTTGTGAGGAGAGCACTGATAATCAACCTTGTTCTAAGCATATGCATTTAGAGTCAAAGCCACCTCAACTACCACCCAAATGTTCATCTTTACGAAAACCTACAAACACTTTGCAAGGTACAAATCATGCTTATCACGAACATATCTTAAATACTGATATggatttgaagattttggAAGATTTATGcaatatttcttctttgtatGAAGTACCGTTTGGAAAACACATTAACCACCACGACCACAATAATGCCGGTAACGGCTGCGATGGTTCGAGCACAggaaataatgaaaacgGTAACCAAACAATGAATCTTCTATTATCAAGCATTAATAGATGCAACCCTAAAAATAATCTTAATGGAAGCAATAACAATACGGCTGGAGCAACTTCAACTGATCATCAACACCATCACCATAGAATACAGTTTCATTCTCACAAACCAAATAGAAACAATATTGTGAACAATTCAGGGATTAGCGCGGCGAACACAACAGCCGATCTAACTAACAACGATTTAAATGACTTAATTTCAAGAGAGTATAGTTATGAAAGATTTAGAAATCAAAGTGAGCCCCCTTCGCTACCCAAAGTCACTCATCAGAATCAGAAAAATCGTAGATCTTGGCCTACAAAAGATCTAGAATCTACTGATTTCAGCTCTTTGGAAGACTCATTACCTTCTAGCATCTCTCCTCCTATACAGACAACAAGCACTATAAATTTCAACTGGTGTtttaaagaagagaaaaacaaTGACTTAAAATGCAAATGGAAAGAATGTCCTGAGTCTTGTAGCTCACTATTTGACCTACAAAGACATCTTTTGAAGGATCATGTCTCTCAAGATTTCAAACACCCTATGGAACCATTAGCTTGTAATTGGGAGGACTGTGATTTCCTTGGAGATGATACATGTTCCATAGTGAACCATATTAATTGTCAACATGGTATCaattttgatattcaaTTTGCCAACCCAGACTCATTTTTGCCTGGTAGTAtatcaaaggaaaaacaTCACTTACTACATTGCCCCAACCCACAAACACACGAAGTTTCTAAAGCAGATGGAGCACCTGATATGACGTCTGCAAATGATGTTTCCAATATACCGCCAATCAAGCAGCCGGAACAGGTGATTTGCCAATGGGATGGTTGCAATAAGTCATTTTCCAGTGCTCAGGAATTAAACGACCATTTAGAAGCAGTACATTTAACCCGGGGTAAGTCTGAATACCAATGCTTGTGGCATGACTGCCATCGTACGTTCCCCCAAAGACAAAAATTAATCCGTCATTTAAAAGTGCATTCGAAATACAAACCTTATAAGTGCAAGACATGTAAAAGGTGTTTTTCAAGCGAAGAAACTTTAGTTCAGCATACCAGGACACACTCTGGCGAAAAACCTTACAAATGTCACATTtgtaataaaaaattcGCGATTTCAAGTTCTTTGAAGATTCATATAAGAACCCATACTGGTGAAAAACCTTTACAATGCAAGATTTGTGGTAAGAGATTCAACGAATCGTCAAATTTGAGCAAACATATTAAGACCCAtcagaaaaaatacaagTGCTCTGACTGTTCCAAAAGCTTTGACGATTTGGGAAAATTGAACTCACAGAAAGTGAAATGCGcattggaaagaaaaccATATTTATAA